The genomic DNA aatcgagtcccatgtccagctccctgcacggagcctgcttctccctctgcctgtgtctctgcctctctctctctctctctctctgaataaataaataaataaatcttaaaaaaaagaaaaattaatgatcaCTGTCAATATTCTACAGAAGAGGCAATATAACAGGGCTGGTGTCCTTTTAATACaacaaataattatgttttattcacAAGAATGGACACATAGGACAAGTTGTCAAACAGAAATGTGGAAAAGTTCAATATTGCAATAATCAAGACCACAGAAGTTTAAACATTGTATCGCTCATGGAATATTGTGTCTCCACAAAGAATGACTTGTCCATGCTATTTTGTTACCTGGACTAACactaattatctttaaaaatattctctttaccTTCATCACAGAGTGTCCTGAAAATAGAAACAACATTATGCTTGATGCTACATACTTGGGAATTTTCCCAGAGTTTAGGAACAAGCCCACTGAGCTAGACTCAGCTATGCTGGTTTTCAGATATTATGTCCTTGCTAAAGAAGGGaatctattattaaaataactcaatttccacaatagccaaactgtggaaggagcctcggtgtccatcgaaagatgaatggataaagaagatgtggtctatgtatacaatggaatattagtcagccattagaaacaacaaatgcccaccatttgcttcaacgtggatggaactggagggtattatgctgagtgaagtaagtcaatccgagaaggacaaacattatatggtctcattcatttggggaatataaataatagtgaaaaggaataaagggaaaaggagaaaaaatgagtgggaaatatcagggagggagacagaacatgagagactcctaactctgggaaatgaacaagtggtggtagaaagggaggtaggcggggggggggggggtgactgggtgacggacactgaggggggcacttgatgggatgagcactgggtgttatgctatatgttggcaaattgaactccaactaaaaaagtaaaaaaaaaaaaaaaaacgtaaaataaaataaaataaaataaaaactcaatttaATAAAAGTGATTATGCTACTagtgataattaaaaataaaattattaaaaatgatacaagtattttattggaaaaaatatgagtattttctctttaaaaatatgactctTTCCTTCACTTCTTTGCTTATACAAAATGGAAATTACTCCAGAGTCAATAAATAATATCCTGAATTTCATTGAATTGATGTTCTCTTTTTGTGATTTGTTACTTGTAAAGtattatttgtgtcttctttcttttctctgtaatttCCTTCTATTTAGTATAAGAGATTCTTAGAGGTAAATATTGGGGCTGCTTCTCCCCATTCCTCTTCCTTAGACTCTACTAAAACATGATTGTTCAAGGTTTTATCATTTCCCAGTTGGGCTATTTCAACAGTTGCCACTGACATTTTCAAGGCATTAGCTTTTAATTACTATGCCCAACACACCCTTCACATTGAGATCATAGTTATCCtcctaaaagttaaaaaacaaacagaattgaTATGTCAGACCCATGGAAGCACCAGGATAGCAAAGCAAAGCTTAATGAAATTCTTTCTGCTATTTCTCATTCTTATATATCCCTTGAACTCATTGCCAGTTCATGAAGACTCCCACCTTCATTGAAATAATAGATCtttggggtgcttgagtggctcagttgattaagcatccagctcttgattttggttcaggtcatggtctcgggggctctgcattcagcagggagtctgcttctctctctctctctctctctctctgcccactcctccaaaaaaaaaaataaataaataaatcttaaaaaaaaaaacagaaaactctcAAATAATAGGTCTCTCCATATCTTTATGTTTTGCTCAAAATATTTCTCTCTGACTCATCCTCTTTTTTACCTGGGAAGAGTTTAATTATCCTTCAAGATATAGGTCTTATTTAAACTCCCCTACTTTATCAGAAAgattaagtttcttttcttttattttgcttaaaattttatttatgtatttgacagagagagacagagaacacaagcaggggcagcaataggtagagggagaggaagaagcaggctacctgatgatcagggatcctgatgcagggctagatcccaggatcctggggaaTCTTGATCCCAAACTCctgggattaagacctgagctgaaggcagttgcttaacccaTTGATCCACCCAGAAACCCCAGAAAGATTAAGTTTTTTCCCTCAGGGCAAACTAACTAAAAATTCTCCCTACCTTTATTGTAGAAAATGTCATGATACATTTTAGTTAAATTCTTAATATGCCTTTTGCCAAGTAAACTCAGTATGGTTTGAAGTTAAGTGCACTGGCTCTAGAAGCAGAGTGTCTGAGTTCATTATTCATCTCTTCCACTTTCTGCTTTTGTGTGCTCAAACAAGTTGCTGAAACTTTCCGGGCCTTGttgtcaaaaatcaataaaataaggaTCATATGATTTCCTGCCTCAGAGAGCttaaaggattaaataaatgaaaacatataagaCACTTACAAtagtgccacacacacacacatataagacACTTATAATAGCATTTATTAGTTAACACATGGATTATCATaacaattttgtgtatttattataaGTCAGACTTTGTAAGACATAGGTatacatttgcatatatatgtgcataatgCATAgctctatatatacacatgcaaataaaattttataattatcacCATAATCACTGGATTGTTGGTCTTGATCTAACATGTAAGTAATTTagattcagagagattaaataatatgCTCAATGTCATATATTGACTAAGTGGTAGTatctggatttaaataaaaataaaaataattaatccCATGTTTAAGTCcccatttacttttattatttatgttttaatttaatttatttttttaaagatttgcttattttagagtgggggaagtagcagagggagagaggagaatctttaagcagactgtTCTCCATCACATGACCCATGCGATcgtgacctgagcaaaaaccaaaaGCTGATgctcagcccactgagccacccaggtgctccttttattttattttaaattctagtatagttaataTGCAGAGTTAtctcagtttcaggtgtacaatatagtaattaaacacttccatacatcacccagtgcttaaTTCTGAAGAATTAAGAAGGGTGGGCAAAACAAAGTCCACGTCTCAGGGACTTTACATTCTGGTGGAGGTGAAATAATCAAGTGATGCCCAAATGCATAATTACACTGGCTATTATGTGCTGTCAAGTGGAAACAAAGATGTCTAGTCTAGGGCAATCAAGGAAAGCTTCCCTAAAAATGACATTTACTTGAGTCCCAGAAGGCACATAAGCAGCTGAGAAAAGAGACAGAGGTCATGAAATGGGACTGGTGATGTTacagggagagagaacaggaTGCGTGAACATGTGTGGATCTTAAGGTAGGAAAACTGGACCAGAATCCATTTTGTGGCTGGAGGACAGAGAAGGAGGTGAAAAGTGGGTGCCTCAGACTGGGACAGTAGCACGCAAAAGTGCATAGGCCATTTTTTGGGTTCTCaattttatcctaaaaataaGAGGGAGACTGTGAATGTTTTATGCACAGGAGTGACATACTaggtttgtgtttttaaaaagatcattgtggagtgcctgggtggcccagtcagtaaAGTAGCTGCCTTCCacttatgatcccagggtcctgggatccaactgCATAGGGCTTACTGATGAGCAAGGAGTCTACTTTGCCCTCTCCCAccccttaccccccacccccactcacacatgcactGCCTGagctctctcgttctctctctcaaataaataaaatctttttttaagtgaaaagatCATTATGGCTGCAGTGAAGAAAATGGGATGAGACAAgaatggaatgaataaatgaatgcagaaGACCTTTTAGGATGTTATAAAAGTTACCTAGAACAATATGATAACAATCTGATCCAAGTTGGTAGAAATCACAAGAGAATTAAATTGATTTGAGTACCCTGAATATACTTTAGGCTGGGGGAACATGGCTTACTGAAGACTTAGATAAGCTCATTGGAGTATGACCATTGCTTCCCCTTGCAGTGTTATTATTGGCCTAAAGTCTAGAGTGGATGCTTGATGAAGACCTGTGTAGGGGCAGGGTGTAGGGGCAGAGATACAcatttattcatataaaaatatttgaagacctACAACTTACCAGGCACTGGGGAAATAATAGTGAACAAACAAGCAAGGGCCAGTCACTATCATTAGAATGTTCACATTTGACCACTGGCAAAATAGCCTGCAGTTCAGATCCCCTTTTACCATTTACTTTCAAATTGAGCTTGtcactcccaccaacagttttCTGAAACTCAGTCTCTCCTAAACctaatattttacaatattttctttctagaattccTCTCTTGTTCCTACTTTTATCTCACCTcttgatgtttctttttatatatcttACCTACCATACTATGGTCTTAATTTAATCAATTAagatttttcatacttttttgaagtataattaatgttCAGTGttaattggtttcaggtgtacaatatgatgattctttacatttttcagttctcatcaagataagtatggtcttaatttccctttttttcatgctttttatttttttatttatttttttattttttggtttttggtataTGTTTTATTATAGTTTGGTTTAATATATTAAGGCCAACATATTTAATCTCCCTTTTTGCCAGCTTCTTGTGGATTTTGATTATATCTAGGAaatcaagattcttttttttttaacattttacttgtttatttgagagagagaacaagacgacaagcagagggagtggcagatagaggaaggggagaagcaggctccccactgagcagagagcctgacatggggctccatgccaagaccctggaaccatgacttgagccaaagtcagatgcttaactgagccacccaggcaccccagaaatcaagattcttaatttcagcttaaGTTTTGTACATGGAGTCTCCAAAAGTCACTGGAACTGAAAATGGTTTATACTATTGGTTCTTAACAAGGGAAATCAATTTTTATACAACTATAGCTGTAGCAGCTCTGCTACCTGTTACTCCAGGTGTTCTTTAATTTCCATCCTAAATGAGTCTCCAGTCCTTACTCTTTCTCCCTAGGGCTCCTACACCATACCAACACTTAGATCTATAGTGTTCCTTAATATCTGCTCTTATCCTCAGGTGGTATCATCAATGATTGTCTCTATGATTTGTTTCCCGAATATCCAGGCTAGTAAGTCACTTTGCCCAATATAGAGGCCACTAGGGACCCAGAAAGATCAGAACAAACCAGCATAAATCTGCCTCCAACTTAGACACTCCATCTTATTCTGGTCGTCAACAGATCTTCCTCATACCTCAAGCAAATGGGTGCTCTGCTGGCCCCAGCCCTACTGTGACCAGATTCAAAAACCATATACAGGTAATACTctaggaaaagggagaaataggagagaaaaaatcagaaaatcctGGGATGCACAGTCATGTAAGGAAAAAGagattttcaaatctttttaatCCACATACTACCATCACCAACACTTATAGAACTGTGGTTGGGTCTTCAATCTTGAGAATTCCCAGTAACATTCTGTAGAAAAATAagtacatttctaatttttatgtttaaactGATGGTCTTTACTTATAATTAATGTTGATATACTTGTTCCTGGCAACTGTTCCAGGATCACTCAGACAAAACTTTACAATGTTGCTTAAAACTCTAATGTCCTAATATCCCCATCACTTGGAGAATTTTCATCTACATTATTCCTCATAGATCATTATTCAGTTTCTACCTGGAATCTCCCACTGGTAGTGAGCTTTTGGTTTCACAGGGTAGTCCTTTCTGTTTGAATTTGTGAAGGATCATTTCCCCTATTGAactaaaatgtacttttaaaaaaattttagtgtcCTTTATTAGGCCAGATGTCTATTTCTGGTGACACTAAGTATTTTTTTGCTCTCTAGTATCTAATGAGTCTAAAAATATTTGAGGATAAAATTACAAGGGCCATCAAATATTCCTCTTTATAGTGTCAATTCAAGACTGTTCATCATCTTAGAGTTCtttccaagaaaaaaacaaaaagaacatcaCTTTTTGAGTATCACAAATAAAAGTtaaacttcaaagaaaaagaaaaagatttactATTATAGGACACCAAAGCATGTTGCATATTTTATACAATGTTGGAATTTAATAATGGATTCTATCCTCACTGCAAGCTTTGAAAGGTAAACCTCATCCCATTTTTGAGATGAGGAAATGAGACTTCAAGTCTTAAGCAGCTTGGTCAAGTCACTTAAGTGGCAGGACTGAGATTGTATCCCCAACATGTGTTATCTCAATGAGTTGACTGTTTTCATTGTATCATGTAATCTTCCAGGATCTGCCTATCATTGGGCTATGGTGTGTTTTTGCCAAATGCAGTTGATATATTAAATACTTAGATCTAAATGACTCAATTTATGATATATAAATGATACAGTAGTATTTTGGCAGATATGCCACTCTATTTTGGGCTcctaaatatttagaataagttaattagcaaaaaaaaaaaatacaaataatccaaaTCCATTGACaactaaaaacataaaaggagggatgccttgatggctcagtggttgagtgcctgccttcagcccagggcatgatcctggagtcctgggaaggagtcctgcatcaggctcccttcatggagcctgcttctctttctgcctatgtctctgcctctttgtgtgtgtgtgtgtgtctctcatgaataaataaataaaatcttaaaaaaaaatacagaaaaggacaCAGAGTTAATATTACTGCAATTCTCCTTTTAGAGCAACTTTATATGAgttttttatctctttgcttttatagaaactttatttcttctgtgattatcttttataaatatataggtGGAATGTTTCTAACAAAATATGGAATCTAAACCTTAATAGTGGAATTTAATTTCAATCATAGTAATAAGAAAAAAGTCTTattcctttgttatttttgtatgtattataCATTTGTTTGGCTTCTACTTCTAATGTATTAAGTATACTCTTTATAACTTTCgtcaaattatttataaatttttaaatatgtattttatagagactttatttattcatgaatgagagacacagagatagagagaggcagagacacaggcagagggagcagcaggctccaagcagagagtctgacgtgggactcgatcctgggtctccaggatcacactctgggccaaaggcagtgctgaaccactgaaccacccaggctccccaatttttaaatatgtattttgattCAAAACAGTTGTAGgttaaaatatttagcaaatgcGATAGTcttaatttatatagaaatatgtatTACCATTAATCTTAACTATATTCCttacataaatacacatatatacagagGATTAATAATTTACCTTTACTTTTGTCCACTCACCAACCATGCTTTATTGAATAATCTGGAATCTTAATACTAAATTATTATCAACTGAGGCATTTTGGATTCCACATTTATCATCCAAAATATCAGTTATTTCTCCAGAATAACATAATGCTTTCCAGGTATTAACTCAGCAGAATTTCTAGGTTCTCTGTCAAAATCAACAGAGTCCAGAAAAGAATCCTAAGCACCAAGGTCAGTCTCAAGAACTAAAAAGTAGGATGAAGAAATTCAACTTCCTCAATTTTGAATGAAAACCATGCTTTATAGCTTGTTCTTACCCCCACCTTTTGCCTATAATGTTGAAAATGTTTGGTCTCTTGTCAAATCTTGTATTTCGGAAAAAATCCCACAGGACTGCACACATTGATTATTAAATTGGATCAGGGCCACAGGAGAATCTCAAGTATGCAGTTGATATGTCTTTATTGAGCATTTATCCCTAAGACTGCTTCTGCAGAGAGAGTAGCCTAGGATTATCTCCCTCCACACTCTAAGTAGCTGAAGCATTCATTTGATCATTAGTTTGTATCATATAATTATGCTTATCACCATACGCTACTAGAATACCCAGCATTTTAGTTGCAAATGATTCAGTGACTTCAAAATGtccctgtttctttctccctAGGAATCAGACTTTGAAGAGCTCAGGTTAGGGATGACCTCTTGCAACAACTCCATTCCTCAACCTTTGATATTTGTTCTGGCTGGAATTCCTGGCCTGGAATCTTCCCATGGCTGGTTCTCTGTGCCTTTTTTCTTGGTCTTTGTTGTTACAATTTTTGGGAATACCGCCATCTTATGCATCATCCGAGTAGAGAAGAGTCTTCATGAGCCCATGTTTCTCCTCCTGGCCATGCTATCTGTTGTTGACCTGTCCCTGGTCAGTGTCACTGTGCCCCGCATGCTGGATATCTTCTGGATGAATGCCAAAGAAATCAGCTTCAGTGCCTGCCTCACACAAATGTTTTTCATCCCTTCCTTTTACGTCATGGAGTCTGGGATCCTCCTAGCCATGGCTTTTGACAGATTTGTGGCTATCTGGTTTCCTCTGAGATATACAACCATCCTTGCTAACAAGGTACTTGTGAAGATGGCACTGACTGTCCTGGCAAGGGCAGTGGCAGTGCTGACTCCAGCACCCATCCTGGCAGAAAGACTGGAAAGGTTCCAAACCCACATCATCGCTTACTCCTACTGTGCCTATATGGCTGTGGTGAAGATAGCCTGTGGAGACATCTCCAACCACATTTTCTATGGCCTCATGGTTCTTGTAGCATCCGTGGGACTTGATCTATTTTTCATCATTCTGTCATATGGGCTGATCCTTCATGCTGTCTTTCAGATACCCTCTTGGGAGGCACGGGGCAAAGCTCTCAATACATGTGGCTCCCACCTTTGTGTCATAGCTCTTTTTTATTCTCCTGTTGTCTTCTCTGTCCTGGCCCAGATTTTAGGCTACCATATGGCTCCTCATCTACAAATTATCATTGACAATCTCTACTTCCTAGTGCCTCCCATGGTCAATCCCTTGATTTATGGGGCCCGAACTAAGCAAATGCGGGAGCGGATGCTGCGGATCTTCCACTGTCATAGAAACTGAGAGTGAATCCGAGGTGGACAGGAAATCTGTGATACAGAGCTGGAAATCTTGTTAGGTTGGAGGAAGAGATAATGTCAGGCAGATCAGGGGCTTCATGGAAATAGGAATAGCCAAGACAAGAGAAGGACTAGTCAGTGTGGGAATGTAACTGGGGCATGTTCTCTCCATCAGAATGTGGTTATCATTGTAAAACCTACATGAGCAGAACCTTCCCCAAATGTTTatgcaagtaaataaaataggagaatattttatcattaattttattatttaattccttcaaataaattgTAAGCacattttttcaaatgatataaaGTGAAATCAGTCATAGTCTCAAGACCTATCAGCAAAAATAATTATccaaattttttattgatttcatcattttccttccacagttatttttcagatatttcaccaacatggaatcatataatggaaaataatccTAATGAGAATAAACATGTGTAAATATCTATGATCATGTCTATGAGTAATGAGCTCCTTTTTGGTCTGATGGGTTTAATAGAGAAGAGTCATCTTTAGGGAGGTAGTATGGATATGGTTACAGACTATGGAACTGATATACAGTGGATTAGGCGTGATAGGTAagcattttacaaaggaaaaaaaaagacctagtaAAGATACTTTCTTCActagctttgcttttcctttccacCTATCTGACCTCATATGCTTTCACatatttacaaatttacaaatcTGTATCTTAAACTCTGAATCATCTCTGTATTCcagaatgttttaattattttattcatttctgtattccAGAATAATAGCCTTAGGAACCAGTCTACATATACACCTTAAATTCAAACCTTCCCAAACTAAACCCTTAGTCTCCTTGCCAGCTTGATTACCCTCTGcattccctattttttttcttttgacttgaaTTAAGATAagttaaaaatcttgaaattacttatttttattttccttcatccaTCCTATGACCCAAACTTTCCTGCACATTTCCACTCCCTTCTTTCTATCTCATACTTTTATCACTGTCAGTCTCTATACTGCAGATTCTAACTTTTCCATGCCCAGTATATCTCATATTCAAAGTTGTCATTAACACTGCAACATTATTGTCTTTCCCAAGCAAATATAT from Canis aureus isolate CA01 chromosome 23, VMU_Caureus_v.1.0, whole genome shotgun sequence includes the following:
- the LOC144295419 gene encoding olfactory receptor 52D1-like, whose product is MTSCNNSIPQPLIFVLAGIPGLESSHGWFSVPFFLVFVVTIFGNTAILCIIRVEKSLHEPMFLLLAMLSVVDLSLVSVTVPRMLDIFWMNAKEISFSACLTQMFFIPSFYVMESGILLAMAFDRFVAIWFPLRYTTILANKVLVKMALTVLARAVAVLTPAPILAERLERFQTHIIAYSYCAYMAVVKIACGDISNHIFYGLMVLVASVGLDLFFIILSYGLILHAVFQIPSWEARGKALNTCGSHLCVIALFYSPVVFSVLAQILGYHMAPHLQIIIDNLYFLVPPMVNPLIYGARTKQMRERMLRIFHCHRN